From Cotesia glomerata isolate CgM1 linkage group LG2, MPM_Cglom_v2.3, whole genome shotgun sequence, a single genomic window includes:
- the LOC123259690 gene encoding putative mediator of RNA polymerase II transcription subunit 26 isoform X5, with amino-acid sequence MKDEHVAFNSDAELAAGGYETTNSMENVRKIIEKIVESLVGNVDNTPIDRIYNHAAYNKFIDEYGVLFSRIIKHLEFSLRNSNKPAADRPSMAHTALRELVERAVDEARKLPGLGDTVSTRTQQSTSTTVAEQDYEDLLAAAILNKVIEKYQKDADGNVDNSTRKFLKNKNKMMLDKELEDELANSPENKLRRRICSDPLSLTIEEQIEEITTTYASDEEPECIKNSVLNFSNAKRVPFPEFGMDIVDPSQDSSEEEDDNEDEIDAAHVDHITPVESWEENWLFQKKKIAIKSEPVAMLVPNPSAEYRALIGDKDAEDTSDLSEFSAQSDDEIDEDLIQVINHVRPEESSDTKDSKEETLATVTAHSDGQDGHPPASDKMEPAYNALKETIASNDKDNENLFGDEVIEECVITNGHLEEDIEENYGVKNCLDELVAQVPKTPTSTPARNSLCEYEVTEINRNFCDFDKLNAKLESIDIDDDDDDYDSLIIEHNNEDNNSVENEIEILEIEENTEGKCREAAAKSESKVSETKSLERSEEVQETDLELSAPPRPGTIAEREHKKWENAAPIENNPYSPENINKRLLERQYATRSSDVTGNSNVLPTSQSPPLQILFGNNRPDIKRFGRDYYINESKSLRGDKFHRPGTSNSSRPSSSLSHHSSSIGSDFEQQEVFEPIEATSKLIASQNNLDRERKNSKNEINAKLNNQSTNNPDCKNSFDEDNKRKIRRIDLRAYGFENEFHVNKDNNNKDLENRRVPNKLDLRSFGYDSGLRRTQSNNNLDSKVNSSFVNLKTNGDDNNNNNNNNNNNNNEELKKSNLIEGYWNKSTEVLNKEKLIVFEKFNRMSPAKSVPNIAKTENYYAIASSSASDEDEKHFVERLTRDNDEIKRYDSSIKDHHRIIKLIDRDAENSGDFNSYETDSQSSKTESSEELPRRFSTIKDIKYSLDSLDGGDKFVDKELPMPSVKKLAQAFNHTPENTKTPRIIKNVVKDRPTTPEIQIVKTPRQMHSLTARSLSKEFREGLRQISVKPQVQSLIIEATEKNSTNLDKSIDIDVIAPGKIKNELEFWEQLQKRN; translated from the exons ACAAACCAGCTGCAGATAGACCCAGTATGGCGCACACGGCTCTGCGAGAGCTTGTCGAACGTGCGGTCGACGAGGCCCGCAAACTACCGGGACTTGGAGATACAGTATCTACGAGAACTCAGCAAAGCACCAGTACTACTGTCGCCGAGCAAGATTACGAGGATCTACTTGCTGCTGCcatattaaataaa gtaATTGAAAAGTACCAAAAAGATGCAGATGGGAATGTTGATAATtcgacaagaaaatttttaaaga ataaaaataaaatgatgttAGACAAAGAATTAGAAGACGAACTTGCAAATTCTCCAGAAAACAAACTCAGAAGAAGGATTTGTTCTGACCCATTATCACTTACG ATTGAAGAACAAATTGAAGAGATAACAACTACCTATGCATCCGACGAAGAGCCTGAGTGCATCAAGAATAGCGTTCTTAACTTTAGCAACGCTAAACGTGTCCCGTTTCCGGAATTTGGAATGGATATTGTCGACC catCTCAAGACTCGTCAGAAGAAGAAGACGATAATGAAGATGAGATAGACGCAGCACACGTGGATCATATTACCCCAGTAGAGTCGTGGGAAGAAAATTGGCTGTtccaaaagaagaaaatcgCGATAAAGTCAGAACCCGTGGCCATGTTAGTGCCAAACCCGAGCGCTGAATACAGAGCTTTAATAGGCGACAAAGACGCCGAGGATACGTCAGACTTGTCCGAATTTTCCGCGCAATCCGACGACGAAATCGACGAGGATTTGATCCAGGTCATTAATCACGTGAGACCTGAAGAATCCAGTGATACCAAAGACTCAAAGGAGGAAACTCTCGCGACTGTTACTGCTCACTCGGACGGCCAAGATGGCCACCCGCCTGCAAGCGACAAAATGGAGCCTGCTTATAACGCTCTCAAGGAAACTATTGCGAGCAATGACAaggataatgaaaatttatttggagATGAAGTTATTGAGGAATGTGTAATTACAAATGGCCATTTGGAGGAAGATATTGAGGAAAATTACggagtaaaaaattgtttagatGAATTAGTAGCACAAGTGCCAAAAACGCCGACTTCTACACCGGCTAGAAATTCGCTTTGTGAATATGAAGTCACGGagataaatagaaatttttgtgattttgataaattaaacgCTAAACTTGAGTCTATTGatattgatgatgatgatgatgattatgaTTCGTTAATTATTGAACATAATAATGAAGATAATAATTCGGTggaaaatgaaattgaaattttagaaattgaagaaaatactgaagg AAAATGTCGCGAAGCAGCGGCCAAAAGCGAGTCCAAGGTATCAGAAACGAAATCATTGGAGCGGAGCGAAGAAGTTCAAGAAACTGACCTTGAGCTGTCGGCTCCACCGCGACCAG GCACGATCGCGGAGCGTGAGCACAAGAAGTGGGAAAACGCGGCGCCTATTGAAAATAATCCTTACAGTCCTGAGAATATTAACAAGCGGCTCTTGGAGCGCCAGTATGCCACTAGATCATCTGACGTCActgg aaattctaATGTATTACCAACTAGTCAAAGTCCTCCACTACAAATTCTTTTTGGTAATAATCGACCTGATATTAAAag atttGGCCGCGATTATTATATAAACGAATCAAAATCTCTGCGAGGTGATAAATTCCACCGTCCAGGAACATCAAATTCCAGCCGACCAAGCAGCTCACTGTCTCATCATTCGAGTTCAATCGGGAGCGATTTCGAACAGCAG GAAGTCTTCGAGCCGATCGAAGCGACGTCCAAGCTGATAGCTTCCCAAAATAATTTAGACCGCGAGCGCAAGAACAGCAAGAATGAAATAAACGCGAAATTGAATAATCAGAGCACGAATAATCccgattgtaaaaattcttttgatgAAGACAACAAGCGCAAGATCAGGCGGATTGACTTGAGGGCTTACGGGTTTGAGAACGAGTTCCACGTGAACAAGGATAACAATAACAAGGACCTGGAAAATCGGCGGGTTCCTAACAAACTTGACCTCAGGTCTTTTGGGTACGACTCTGGGCTGAGAAGGACGCAGAGCAACAATAATTTGGACAGCAAAGTTAATAGCAGTTTTGTCAATCTTAAGACCAACGgcgatgataataataataataataataataataataataataataatgaagagTTGAAGAAAAGCAACTTGATTGAAGGCTACTGGAATAAAAGCACAGAAGtcttgaataaagaaaaactgATAGTCTTTGAGAAGTTCAACCGCATGTCCCCCGCGAAATCGGTCCCGAATATTGCAAAGACGGAGAATTACTACGCGATTGCGTCTTCTTCGGCGAGCGACGAGGACGAGAAGCACTTTGTCGAGCGGCTGACGAGGGACAATGATGAAATTAAGAGGTATGATAGTTCGATAAAGGATCATCACCGGATCATCAAACTGATTGATAGAGACGCTGAAAATTCGGGCGACTTTAATAGCTATGAAACGGACTCGCAGAGTTCTAAGACTGAGTCCTCGGAAGAGCTGCCCAGGAGGTTTTCCACGATCAAGGATATTAAATATTCCCTCGATTCGCTTGATGGAGGTGATAAGTTTGTGGATAAAGAACTTCCCATGCCTTCGGTTAAGAAGTTAGCACAGGCTTTTAATCATACACCTGAAAATACTAAg ACCccaagaataataaaaaacgtGGTAAAAGACAGACCGACGACTCCAGAAATCCAAATAGTAAAAACGCCAAGGCAGATGCACAGTCTGACAGCGAGGTCGCTGTCCAAAGAATTCCGCGAAGGTCTTAGACAAATTTCAGTGAAACCGCAAGTACAGAGTTTGATTATAGAAGCTACAGAAAAAAACTCAACGAATTTAGACAAGTCTATTGACATTGACGTTATTGCGCcggggaaaataaaaaatgagctCGAGTTTTGGGAGCAGCTTCAGAAgcgaaattaa
- the LOC123259690 gene encoding putative mediator of RNA polymerase II transcription subunit 26 isoform X6 yields MLLQFFKEMLQLIGGLIFFYFVYIFFYKKNDKPAADRPSMAHTALRELVERAVDEARKLPGLGDTVSTRTQQSTSTTVAEQDYEDLLAAAILNKVIEKYQKDADGNVDNSTRKFLKNKNKMMLDKELEDELANSPENKLRRRICSDPLSLTIEEQIEEITTTYASDEEPECIKNSVLNFSNAKRVPFPEFGMDIVDPSQDSSEEEDDNEDEIDAAHVDHITPVESWEENWLFQKKKIAIKSEPVAMLVPNPSAEYRALIGDKDAEDTSDLSEFSAQSDDEIDEDLIQVINHVRPEESSDTKDSKEETLATVTAHSDGQDGHPPASDKMEPAYNALKETIASNDKDNENLFGDEVIEECVITNGHLEEDIEENYGVKNCLDELVAQVPKTPTSTPARNSLCEYEVTEINRNFCDFDKLNAKLESIDIDDDDDDYDSLIIEHNNEDNNSVENEIEILEIEENTEGKCREAAAKSESKVSETKSLERSEEVQETDLELSAPPRPGTIAEREHKKWENAAPIENNPYSPENINKRLLERQYATRSSDVTGNSNVLPTSQSPPLQILFGNNRPDIKRFGRDYYINESKSLRGDKFHRPGTSNSSRPSSSLSHHSSSIGSDFEQQEVFEPIEATSKLIASQNNLDRERKNSKNEINAKLNNQSTNNPDCKNSFDEDNKRKIRRIDLRAYGFENEFHVNKDNNNKDLENRRVPNKLDLRSFGYDSGLRRTQSNNNLDSKVNSSFVNLKTNGDDNNNNNNNNNNNNNEELKKSNLIEGYWNKSTEVLNKEKLIVFEKFNRMSPAKSVPNIAKTENYYAIASSSASDEDEKHFVERLTRDNDEIKRYDSSIKDHHRIIKLIDRDAENSGDFNSYETDSQSSKTESSEELPRRFSTIKDIKYSLDSLDGGDKFVDKELPMPSVKKLAQAFNHTPENTKTPRIIKNVVKDRPTTPEIQIVKTPRQMHSLTARSLSKEFREGLRQISVKPQVQSLIIEATEKNSTNLDKSIDIDVIAPGKIKNELEFWEQLQKRN; encoded by the exons ATGTTGCTGCAATTCTTTAAGGAGATGCTACAGTTAATCGGCGGccttatttttttctactttgtctacatttttttctataagaAAAATG ACAAACCAGCTGCAGATAGACCCAGTATGGCGCACACGGCTCTGCGAGAGCTTGTCGAACGTGCGGTCGACGAGGCCCGCAAACTACCGGGACTTGGAGATACAGTATCTACGAGAACTCAGCAAAGCACCAGTACTACTGTCGCCGAGCAAGATTACGAGGATCTACTTGCTGCTGCcatattaaataaa gtaATTGAAAAGTACCAAAAAGATGCAGATGGGAATGTTGATAATtcgacaagaaaatttttaaaga ataaaaataaaatgatgttAGACAAAGAATTAGAAGACGAACTTGCAAATTCTCCAGAAAACAAACTCAGAAGAAGGATTTGTTCTGACCCATTATCACTTACG ATTGAAGAACAAATTGAAGAGATAACAACTACCTATGCATCCGACGAAGAGCCTGAGTGCATCAAGAATAGCGTTCTTAACTTTAGCAACGCTAAACGTGTCCCGTTTCCGGAATTTGGAATGGATATTGTCGACC catCTCAAGACTCGTCAGAAGAAGAAGACGATAATGAAGATGAGATAGACGCAGCACACGTGGATCATATTACCCCAGTAGAGTCGTGGGAAGAAAATTGGCTGTtccaaaagaagaaaatcgCGATAAAGTCAGAACCCGTGGCCATGTTAGTGCCAAACCCGAGCGCTGAATACAGAGCTTTAATAGGCGACAAAGACGCCGAGGATACGTCAGACTTGTCCGAATTTTCCGCGCAATCCGACGACGAAATCGACGAGGATTTGATCCAGGTCATTAATCACGTGAGACCTGAAGAATCCAGTGATACCAAAGACTCAAAGGAGGAAACTCTCGCGACTGTTACTGCTCACTCGGACGGCCAAGATGGCCACCCGCCTGCAAGCGACAAAATGGAGCCTGCTTATAACGCTCTCAAGGAAACTATTGCGAGCAATGACAaggataatgaaaatttatttggagATGAAGTTATTGAGGAATGTGTAATTACAAATGGCCATTTGGAGGAAGATATTGAGGAAAATTACggagtaaaaaattgtttagatGAATTAGTAGCACAAGTGCCAAAAACGCCGACTTCTACACCGGCTAGAAATTCGCTTTGTGAATATGAAGTCACGGagataaatagaaatttttgtgattttgataaattaaacgCTAAACTTGAGTCTATTGatattgatgatgatgatgatgattatgaTTCGTTAATTATTGAACATAATAATGAAGATAATAATTCGGTggaaaatgaaattgaaattttagaaattgaagaaaatactgaagg AAAATGTCGCGAAGCAGCGGCCAAAAGCGAGTCCAAGGTATCAGAAACGAAATCATTGGAGCGGAGCGAAGAAGTTCAAGAAACTGACCTTGAGCTGTCGGCTCCACCGCGACCAG GCACGATCGCGGAGCGTGAGCACAAGAAGTGGGAAAACGCGGCGCCTATTGAAAATAATCCTTACAGTCCTGAGAATATTAACAAGCGGCTCTTGGAGCGCCAGTATGCCACTAGATCATCTGACGTCActgg aaattctaATGTATTACCAACTAGTCAAAGTCCTCCACTACAAATTCTTTTTGGTAATAATCGACCTGATATTAAAag atttGGCCGCGATTATTATATAAACGAATCAAAATCTCTGCGAGGTGATAAATTCCACCGTCCAGGAACATCAAATTCCAGCCGACCAAGCAGCTCACTGTCTCATCATTCGAGTTCAATCGGGAGCGATTTCGAACAGCAG GAAGTCTTCGAGCCGATCGAAGCGACGTCCAAGCTGATAGCTTCCCAAAATAATTTAGACCGCGAGCGCAAGAACAGCAAGAATGAAATAAACGCGAAATTGAATAATCAGAGCACGAATAATCccgattgtaaaaattcttttgatgAAGACAACAAGCGCAAGATCAGGCGGATTGACTTGAGGGCTTACGGGTTTGAGAACGAGTTCCACGTGAACAAGGATAACAATAACAAGGACCTGGAAAATCGGCGGGTTCCTAACAAACTTGACCTCAGGTCTTTTGGGTACGACTCTGGGCTGAGAAGGACGCAGAGCAACAATAATTTGGACAGCAAAGTTAATAGCAGTTTTGTCAATCTTAAGACCAACGgcgatgataataataataataataataataataataataataataatgaagagTTGAAGAAAAGCAACTTGATTGAAGGCTACTGGAATAAAAGCACAGAAGtcttgaataaagaaaaactgATAGTCTTTGAGAAGTTCAACCGCATGTCCCCCGCGAAATCGGTCCCGAATATTGCAAAGACGGAGAATTACTACGCGATTGCGTCTTCTTCGGCGAGCGACGAGGACGAGAAGCACTTTGTCGAGCGGCTGACGAGGGACAATGATGAAATTAAGAGGTATGATAGTTCGATAAAGGATCATCACCGGATCATCAAACTGATTGATAGAGACGCTGAAAATTCGGGCGACTTTAATAGCTATGAAACGGACTCGCAGAGTTCTAAGACTGAGTCCTCGGAAGAGCTGCCCAGGAGGTTTTCCACGATCAAGGATATTAAATATTCCCTCGATTCGCTTGATGGAGGTGATAAGTTTGTGGATAAAGAACTTCCCATGCCTTCGGTTAAGAAGTTAGCACAGGCTTTTAATCATACACCTGAAAATACTAAg ACCccaagaataataaaaaacgtGGTAAAAGACAGACCGACGACTCCAGAAATCCAAATAGTAAAAACGCCAAGGCAGATGCACAGTCTGACAGCGAGGTCGCTGTCCAAAGAATTCCGCGAAGGTCTTAGACAAATTTCAGTGAAACCGCAAGTACAGAGTTTGATTATAGAAGCTACAGAAAAAAACTCAACGAATTTAGACAAGTCTATTGACATTGACGTTATTGCGCcggggaaaataaaaaatgagctCGAGTTTTGGGAGCAGCTTCAGAAgcgaaattaa